In the genome of [Mycoplasma] phocae, one region contains:
- a CDS encoding MFS transporter has protein sequence MTIFKKNSINYTTSLALSLIGSEAFKLGSSIFIYKFTGNLWLVTLLYLFIQLPSILVYIFSSKIVQRIKNNKLVLLLSDLTSVILLIPSLVIFFFTDNKSILSLILIICSSILGFINAFRFVFLKNIVYFITNNNEELKTINIANSFATSFGFLLSAILSFFLFKNIQFYWLVVMNMISYLISGILYFTLKVNKVATNFQNNDQSKKIITKRSVWKSWIFILSGSLIIGIFLYPRTSGLSQFFSNINSFKIDTWGFYLSIIFTTFSLLGVIASFIAKKYIKNQILFILIITIIMGILNFVWLLFASSNENDYFISYVIITSIQQFLFSIFISIFYTLSFQLFDNKGFHKQNGLSIVFRIIVTSILTVFFTILTTKLSYLYSFILYSIIVVVSCLGIALTIYDWKQIKTKRFYNNLKILEEYKKVTNRGLSKSEVAAIDNVIKSVLEINNILDIGCGTGRVAIALKNLFPTAQIDAIDISKKLLSAAPENKNINFQLANILEYSEKSKYDLIIFSSNGLSNITSKFDVKNLFKKIRILLKDKKSRFIFTIHNIFATDEEKNFWINKIKIYELKTFSNKKIQDYEIHGLKNKNRFYSHEDMIKIFNKYKFKINNSFKTKTKIEENWLLELSSPCIFYDISKAN, from the coding sequence ATGACAATTTTTAAAAAAAATAGTATCAATTACACCACTTCGCTTGCGCTTTCTTTAATAGGATCTGAAGCCTTCAAACTTGGCTCATCGATTTTTATCTATAAATTTACTGGTAATTTATGACTAGTAACACTTTTATATCTATTCATTCAATTACCTTCAATTTTAGTTTATATTTTTAGTAGCAAAATTGTCCAAAGAATAAAAAATAATAAATTAGTATTGCTTCTATCGGATTTAACAAGTGTTATACTACTCATTCCTAGTCTTGTTATATTTTTCTTCACTGACAATAAATCCATTCTTTCATTAATTTTAATTATTTGTAGTTCAATATTGGGATTTATTAATGCCTTTAGATTTGTATTTTTGAAAAATATTGTTTACTTTATAACTAACAACAATGAAGAACTAAAAACTATTAATATTGCTAACTCTTTTGCTACGTCATTTGGTTTTCTGCTCTCGGCAATATTATCATTTTTCCTTTTCAAAAATATTCAATTCTACTGACTTGTAGTTATGAATATGATATCGTATTTAATTTCCGGAATTTTATATTTCACTTTAAAAGTAAATAAAGTAGCTACTAATTTTCAAAACAATGACCAAAGCAAGAAAATTATTACAAAACGCAGTGTATGAAAATCATGAATTTTTATTTTATCAGGATCACTAATAATTGGCATATTTTTATATCCAAGAACATCGGGACTTTCACAGTTCTTTTCAAATATAAATAGCTTTAAAATTGACACTTGAGGATTTTATTTATCGATAATTTTTACAACATTTTCACTTTTAGGGGTGATTGCGTCATTTATTGCTAAAAAATACATTAAAAATCAAATACTATTTATTTTGATTATAACAATTATCATGGGAATATTGAACTTTGTTTGACTATTATTTGCTTCATCAAATGAAAATGACTATTTTATCAGTTATGTAATTATTACTTCAATTCAACAATTTCTTTTCTCAATCTTTATCTCAATTTTTTACACGCTTTCGTTTCAGTTATTTGATAACAAGGGTTTTCATAAACAAAATGGTTTATCAATTGTCTTTAGAATAATTGTAACCTCAATACTAACAGTATTTTTCACAATTTTAACAACAAAACTTAGTTATTTATACAGCTTTATTCTTTACTCAATTATTGTCGTTGTTTCATGTTTGGGAATTGCACTAACAATTTATGATTGAAAACAAATTAAAACTAAGAGATTCTACAACAATTTAAAAATTTTAGAAGAATATAAAAAAGTAACTAATCGAGGACTTTCAAAATCAGAAGTAGCGGCAATTGATAACGTCATTAAAAGTGTATTGGAAATTAACAATATTCTCGATATAGGGTGTGGCACCGGTCGCGTTGCCATTGCACTAAAAAATCTATTTCCAACTGCTCAAATTGATGCTATTGATATCTCTAAAAAGCTATTATCAGCAGCTCCAGAAAACAAAAATATTAACTTTCAATTAGCCAATATTTTAGAATATAGCGAAAAAAGTAAATATGATTTAATAATTTTTAGTTCCAATGGTCTATCAAACATTACTAGTAAATTCGATGTTAAAAACTTGTTTAAAAAAATTAGAATTTTATTAAAAGATAAAAAAAGTCGTTTCATTTTTACAATCCATAACATTTTTGCAACCGACGAAGAAAAAAACTTTTGAATTAATAAAATTAAAATTTATGAACTAAAAACATTTTCAAACAAAAAGATTCAAGACTATGAAATACATGGACTAAAAAATAAAAATAGATTCTATAGCCATGAAGATATGATTAAAATTTTTAATAAATATAAATTTAAAATAAACAATTCTTTTAAAACAAAAACTAAAATAGAAGAGAATTGATTATTAGAATTATCTAGTCCTTGCATTTTTTATGATATTTCAAAAGCAAACTAA
- the glyA gene encoding serine hydroxymethyltransferase, translating to MYKKISLFDKDIEELINLENKRQSDNIELIASENYVSEDVLKAAGSCLTNKYGEGYPGRRYYGGCEYMDQIETIAQERAKKLFNVNYVNVQPYSGSVANAAVYMSLLAPGDKVLGLSLDSGGHLTHGYRISFSGLFYESYTYTVNDDGVLDYDEILKIAKEVKPKMIICGYSAYSQIVHFDKFRKICDEVGAYLFADISHISGLVIAGKHPSPSPYADIIMTTTHKTLRGTRGAIIMTNDEEIYKKINRSVFPGYQGGPLFHQIAAKAVSFYEALQPEFKLYQEQLLVNSQVFCQTFIKKGAKVISGLTQNHLFMIDVKATYNITGKDAVEILSKVNITVNKNTIPNDAESPMISSGIRLGTAAMTSRGFKEEEFIIVANLIDKILREPNNEALIKIIKKEVAKLTSSFPIKKSYITR from the coding sequence ATGTATAAAAAAATTAGTTTATTTGACAAAGACATTGAAGAATTAATAAATTTAGAAAATAAACGTCAAAGCGATAACATCGAATTAATAGCATCAGAAAATTATGTATCTGAAGATGTTTTAAAAGCCGCTGGTTCATGTTTAACAAATAAATATGGTGAAGGTTATCCTGGTAGAAGATATTATGGTGGCTGTGAATATATGGATCAAATAGAAACTATTGCTCAAGAAAGAGCAAAAAAATTATTTAACGTAAATTATGTTAATGTTCAACCATATTCAGGTAGTGTGGCCAACGCCGCTGTTTATATGTCACTTTTGGCACCGGGTGATAAAGTTTTAGGATTATCACTTGATTCAGGTGGACATCTAACACATGGTTATCGTATTTCATTTAGTGGATTATTCTATGAATCATATACATACACTGTTAATGATGACGGGGTTCTAGATTATGATGAGATTTTAAAAATTGCTAAAGAGGTAAAACCAAAAATGATAATTTGTGGTTATTCAGCTTATTCACAAATTGTTCACTTTGATAAATTTAGAAAAATATGTGACGAAGTTGGTGCTTATTTATTTGCTGATATTTCTCACATCTCTGGACTTGTTATTGCCGGAAAACATCCATCACCTTCTCCCTATGCTGATATTATAATGACAACAACTCATAAAACTTTGAGGGGAACAAGGGGTGCGATTATAATGACTAATGATGAAGAGATTTATAAAAAAATAAATCGTTCTGTTTTCCCAGGATACCAAGGGGGTCCACTATTCCACCAAATAGCAGCCAAGGCAGTTAGTTTTTATGAAGCGCTGCAACCAGAATTTAAGTTATATCAAGAACAACTATTAGTAAATTCGCAGGTTTTTTGTCAAACATTTATCAAAAAGGGTGCTAAGGTTATTTCAGGTTTAACCCAAAATCATTTATTTATGATTGATGTCAAAGCAACATACAACATTACTGGTAAAGATGCAGTTGAAATCCTTTCAAAAGTTAACATTACCGTTAATAAAAATACTATTCCTAATGATGCAGAATCTCCAATGATATCTAGTGGTATAAGACTCGGAACTGCTGCGATGACTTCGCGGGGATTTAAAGAAGAGGAATTTATTATTGTTGCCAACTTAATTGATAAAATTTTAAGAGAACCAAATAATGAAGCTCTTATAAAAATTATTAAAAAAGAAGTGGCAAAATTAACATCTTCCTTTCCTATAAAAAAATCGTATATTACAAGGTAA
- the plsX gene encoding phosphate acyltransferase PlsX, translating to MKKIVFDLLNNDNGQHFAIEGAKRFLKENPNYKLILVGNREMIEKEFSEINKNQYEIFENNEIAKKIESPRDALKSNSSMFEAFELVSSENADGILSSGDSASFIILSALKIKRLPKVSRPAFMPIIPTSKDKDILVLDVGANINVKAEYFLEWAKLAVQYYEAIYNIQNPTIGQLNIGTEHYKGSEIAKEAYELLKNNQDNFKFAGFVEPGSAINGEVDILVADGYGGNIFLKTLESSFLAFSKMLKGIFLKNFLTKISALLVKKHFKKMKNRFDYRNTGGAFIVGLEKIVVKAHGGSDDLAFYNALNQIKLAIDKNLVEKLKAINEEKNEEL from the coding sequence ATGAAAAAAATTGTTTTTGATTTATTAAATAACGATAATGGTCAACATTTTGCAATTGAGGGTGCTAAGCGATTTTTGAAAGAAAACCCAAATTATAAATTAATCTTAGTTGGTAATCGGGAAATGATTGAAAAAGAATTTTCAGAAATTAATAAAAATCAATATGAAATTTTTGAAAATAATGAAATTGCTAAAAAAATCGAAAGTCCAAGAGATGCTTTAAAATCAAATAGTTCAATGTTTGAGGCATTTGAACTTGTTTCATCAGAGAACGCCGACGGAATTTTAAGCAGTGGCGATAGTGCTTCTTTTATAATCTTATCGGCACTTAAAATTAAACGATTACCAAAAGTTTCACGCCCAGCATTCATGCCAATTATCCCAACATCTAAGGATAAAGACATTTTAGTTTTAGATGTTGGTGCTAATATTAATGTTAAGGCTGAATATTTTTTAGAGTGAGCTAAACTCGCAGTTCAATACTATGAAGCTATATATAATATTCAAAATCCAACGATTGGACAATTAAATATTGGAACTGAACATTATAAGGGAAGTGAAATTGCTAAAGAAGCTTATGAACTTTTAAAAAATAATCAAGACAATTTTAAATTTGCAGGATTTGTTGAACCAGGATCAGCAATTAATGGCGAAGTTGATATTTTAGTAGCTGACGGCTATGGTGGGAATATATTTCTAAAAACATTAGAAAGTTCGTTTTTAGCATTTTCAAAAATGTTAAAAGGTATTTTTCTAAAAAATTTCTTAACTAAAATTAGCGCACTTTTAGTAAAAAAACATTTTAAAAAAATGAAAAATCGCTTTGATTATCGAAACACTGGCGGGGCTTTTATTGTTGGATTGGAAAAAATTGTTGTTAAGGCCCATGGTGGTAGTGATGATTTAGCTTTTTATAATGCATTAAATCAAATAAAACTCGCAATTGATAAAAATTTAGTTGAAAAGTTAAAAGCAATTAACGAGGAAAAAAATGAAGAACTATAA
- the rnc gene encoding ribonuclease III, with the protein MKNYNSTFEIKIKEALKKWKFDNNNSLEEKDYEIFYRAFTHKTYSNEHKNIKNYQYLEFLGDTVLQFTVSDIIFRNFPNFNEGDATALRSSIVDKKNLGQWSAKMGLPLLIRASRNAFINGKNIKTDSDIFESLIAAIYLVFGFEKTYDFISNLLKSEIKTFSKKSLKDSKSKFQELIQGSGNNRIEYETYAIENSLFRSNVFVNEMKYGSGVGKSKKEAEKNAALDALTKV; encoded by the coding sequence ATGAAGAACTATAATTCTACTTTTGAGATCAAAATTAAAGAAGCTTTAAAAAAATGGAAATTTGATAATAACAATTCTTTAGAAGAGAAAGACTATGAAATTTTTTATCGAGCTTTTACTCACAAAACATATTCTAATGAACACAAAAATATCAAAAATTATCAATACTTAGAATTTTTAGGTGATACAGTTTTACAATTTACTGTTAGCGACATTATTTTTAGAAATTTTCCTAATTTTAATGAGGGTGATGCTACAGCTTTAAGATCTTCAATCGTGGACAAAAAAAATTTAGGGCAATGATCTGCAAAAATGGGACTTCCCCTTCTAATAAGAGCTTCAAGAAATGCTTTCATAAATGGCAAAAATATTAAAACTGATTCAGATATTTTTGAATCTTTAATTGCCGCTATATATCTTGTTTTTGGTTTTGAAAAAACATATGATTTTATTTCTAATTTGCTAAAATCGGAAATTAAAACTTTTTCTAAGAAATCATTAAAAGATTCAAAGTCAAAATTTCAGGAATTAATTCAGGGATCAGGAAATAACCGCATTGAATATGAAACATATGCAATTGAAAATTCATTATTCCGAAGTAATGTTTTTGTCAATGAAATGAAATACGGTTCTGGTGTTGGAAAATCCAAAAAAGAAGCCGAAAAAAATGCGGCACTTGATGCCTTAACGAAGGTTTAA
- a CDS encoding variable surface lipoprotein, with protein sequence MKKKNFKLWIVLPVVVATMPLIAASCGKTDNIQTPPNPSTPAPDTKPNPIPTPPKQDPIPSPIPPKPNPIPTPPKQDPIPSPTPPTPMPDPNKKDMNNNKRPEDDIKKEEMKNLELLKLKREILYINLHYFTYQRILDLFKSVNDIRASYDTEEELKMAIDIIDDKENENNLKLAREFIDDFIAYKNGTKNNFEDDFLNFILPSTPSIKYSTFLNYIINRFAKFVDSAIVNQKQNDYGIYIFIKIWDQFGKINDESFYSYLNLYEPRYQLQQYISKGTNEAVKTIARDIFQQLGKNIKEKVGLSKNQIGDIDNQVAEIKKILIVK encoded by the coding sequence TGTTACCAGTTGTAGTTGCAACAATGCCACTAATAGCAGCATCATGTGGTAAAACTGATAATATACAAACTCCTCCAAATCCATCAACACCAGCTCCAGACACTAAACCAAATCCTATTCCAACTCCACCAAAACAAGATCCTATTCCATCTCCAATCCCTCCAAAACCAAATCCTATTCCAACTCCACCAAAACAAGATCCTATTCCGTCTCCAACTCCGCCAACACCAATGCCAGATCCAAATAAAAAAGATATGAATAATAATAAAAGACCAGAAGATGACATAAAAAAGGAAGAAATGAAAAATTTGGAATTGCTAAAACTTAAAAGAGAAATACTTTATATCAATTTACACTATTTTACATATCAGAGGATTTTAGATTTATTTAAATCTGTCAATGACATTAGGGCATCTTATGACACTGAAGAAGAGCTAAAAATGGCTATAGATATTATTGATGACAAAGAAAATGAAAATAATCTTAAATTAGCAAGAGAATTCATTGATGATTTTATAGCATATAAAAACGGCACTAAAAATAATTTTGAAGATGATTTTTTGAATTTTATATTACCATCGACTCCTTCCATAAAATATTCAACTTTTCTTAATTATATTATCAATAGATTTGCTAAATTTGTAGATTCTGCTATAGTTAATCAGAAGCAGAACGATTATGGAATATATATATTTATAAAAATTTGAGACCAATTTGGAAAAATAAATGATGAATCATTTTATAGTTATTTAAATTTATATGAACCTAGATATCAATTGCAACAATATATATCAAAAGGTACTAATGAAGCAGTTAAGACTATAGCTAGAGATATTTTTCAACAATTAGGCAAAAATATAAAAGAAAAGGTTGGACTTTCTAAAAATCAAATAGGAGATATTGATAACCAAGTTGCAGAAATTAAAAAAATTCTTATAGTGAAATAG
- a CDS encoding DAK2 domain-containing protein: MIKITGKIWKEALISASNNLQNKKNAINALNVFPVPDGDTGSNMASTIASINEIKEETSKISDISKVISQNMLMSARGNSGVILSQIFKGFSIGFKNKNEATAFDVIKAFEEASKSAYTAVLKPIEGTILTVIREVAEGLQEQVTMDAGIDDIFKIAVKIARKSCDNTPKLLAVLQEVGVTDSGGEGLYAILEGIASYFDNKPITLLHDENEKITNFIGNKEVYDGKFGYCTEFIMELYKDFVLNMNALTKKLEKNGDSIVVTSDENLIKVHIHTRRPGNILNLVNSWGEFIKIKIENMTIQANQSKENAEKYSAKKDNEVVSIKKNSCALISCNTGQGMIDLAKDSGVSYVVEGGQTNNPSIQDIVDAINKVDAGTVFILPNNSNITLSAQQAATIVRNKKVIIIPTKSQAQTLGVAVRFSEDNPANTNLSEMTKAVQKIRYGEIAPSIKDTKLNGIKIKDGDYMVIVNNELYDTAKTGNEAAIKLIDNLIEKNSELITIIYGQDVSETDAKEIQDYIEINFDISVDIQAGGQSIYPYLISVE, encoded by the coding sequence ATGATAAAAATTACAGGAAAAATTTGAAAAGAAGCTTTAATTTCTGCTTCTAATAATTTACAGAATAAGAAAAATGCTATTAATGCTTTAAATGTCTTTCCGGTTCCCGATGGTGATACCGGTAGTAATATGGCTTCTACAATAGCGTCAATTAATGAAATAAAAGAAGAGACTTCTAAGATTTCAGACATATCAAAAGTAATATCACAAAACATGCTAATGTCGGCTAGAGGAAATTCAGGCGTTATTTTAAGTCAAATATTTAAAGGTTTTTCTATTGGTTTTAAAAATAAGAATGAAGCGACAGCATTTGATGTTATTAAGGCTTTTGAAGAAGCTTCTAAATCAGCTTATACAGCAGTTCTTAAACCAATTGAAGGTACTATTTTAACTGTTATTAGAGAAGTAGCTGAAGGGCTTCAAGAGCAAGTTACCATGGATGCGGGAATTGATGATATTTTTAAAATTGCTGTCAAAATAGCGCGAAAAAGTTGTGATAATACTCCAAAATTATTGGCCGTGTTGCAAGAAGTTGGAGTAACTGATTCTGGTGGTGAAGGATTATATGCCATCCTTGAAGGAATTGCTTCTTATTTTGATAATAAACCAATTACATTATTACATGATGAAAATGAAAAAATTACTAATTTTATTGGCAATAAAGAAGTATATGATGGTAAATTTGGTTATTGTACCGAATTTATTATGGAATTATATAAAGATTTTGTTTTAAATATGAACGCTTTAACTAAGAAATTGGAAAAAAACGGTGATTCGATTGTTGTTACTTCTGATGAAAATTTAATTAAGGTACATATTCATACAAGAAGACCTGGCAATATTCTAAATTTAGTTAATTCATGAGGCGAGTTTATCAAAATTAAAATTGAAAATATGACAATTCAAGCTAATCAAAGTAAGGAAAATGCCGAAAAATATAGTGCGAAAAAAGATAATGAAGTTGTTAGCATCAAAAAAAATTCTTGCGCTTTAATTTCATGTAACACCGGACAAGGAATGATTGATTTAGCTAAAGATAGTGGAGTTTCATATGTTGTTGAAGGTGGACAAACTAATAATCCTTCAATTCAAGATATTGTTGATGCAATTAATAAAGTTGATGCCGGAACAGTCTTTATTCTTCCAAATAACTCTAACATTACACTTTCAGCTCAACAAGCAGCAACAATTGTTAGAAATAAAAAAGTTATTATTATTCCAACTAAATCACAAGCTCAAACCTTAGGAGTTGCTGTTCGCTTTAGTGAGGATAATCCTGCTAATACTAACTTAAGTGAAATGACTAAAGCAGTCCAAAAAATTAGATATGGTGAAATTGCTCCATCAATTAAAGATACCAAATTAAATGGTATAAAAATTAAAGATGGTGATTATATGGTTATTGTCAATAATGAGCTTTATGATACAGCTAAAACTGGAAATGAAGCAGCAATTAAGCTTATCGATAATTTAATTGAAAAAAATTCAGAATTAATCACAATTATTTATGGACAAGATGTATCAGAAACCGACGCAAAAGAAATTCAAGATTACATTGAAATTAATTTTGATATTTCAGTAGATATCCAAGCTGGTGGACAAAGTATTTACCCATATTTAATTTCAGTTGAATAG